The following are from one region of the Hymenobacter radiodurans genome:
- a CDS encoding acyltransferase family protein, producing MLLPNTGIPDQLINKEDTKIRYSLEALRGVAAFIVVWCHAIENFNFLDPHYSPKGVLAFLPPSHLSVLLFFVLSGYVIGLSTKQRLASKATIRTYLKKRFLRIYPIYFVSMVVAVLIAQPYPIKTLLGNFTLTQVLLTPLVIENGPSWSLHYEVLYYLLFIPISFFRVPPFPAAIICMCIGVANMYAAPDAPLLSSYAFGFAFWLVGLGLAHSAKHLPDFQTSYQVLIGMLLVLLSMYQFNILETVTLKVTRLLTGETLFFKPGKPYETQIRFNDMAFLPYAAAYILLFADKSFPYRRIILICLFGLPALTFGYLALRFKELDLASYILATFFYLMGIAAMLVKSDALEQLSQRLMNPLIKLGSISYGMYIIHIPILFIFHRVETFSGTALTYWVRFAIAIPAVILAAYWLEKKFQPRVRSLFH from the coding sequence ATGCTATTACCCAATACAGGCATCCCTGATCAACTGATTAATAAAGAAGACACTAAAATCAGATATAGCCTAGAGGCACTACGAGGAGTAGCGGCATTCATTGTGGTATGGTGCCATGCGATCGAAAATTTTAACTTCTTAGATCCGCATTACTCGCCAAAAGGGGTATTAGCTTTTCTACCGCCTTCACATCTGAGTGTACTTCTATTTTTTGTTCTTTCAGGCTATGTGATTGGCCTTTCCACAAAACAGCGTCTGGCGAGTAAAGCAACTATTAGAACATATCTTAAGAAACGCTTCTTACGCATCTATCCTATCTATTTTGTAAGCATGGTGGTGGCGGTGCTAATAGCGCAGCCTTACCCAATAAAAACATTGCTTGGAAATTTTACACTTACTCAGGTTTTACTTACGCCGCTAGTAATTGAGAATGGCCCATCGTGGTCGTTGCACTATGAGGTCCTTTACTATCTTCTATTTATACCTATCTCCTTTTTTAGAGTTCCTCCTTTTCCAGCAGCTATTATCTGTATGTGCATTGGCGTAGCAAATATGTACGCAGCACCTGATGCTCCATTACTGAGCTCTTATGCGTTTGGATTCGCCTTTTGGTTGGTCGGCTTAGGATTGGCCCACTCTGCAAAGCATCTTCCGGATTTTCAAACCTCTTACCAAGTTCTTATCGGTATGTTACTGGTGCTACTCAGTATGTATCAGTTTAATATACTCGAAACAGTTACTCTCAAGGTAACGAGATTACTAACGGGCGAAACGTTATTTTTTAAGCCTGGTAAGCCTTACGAAACGCAAATCAGATTTAATGACATGGCGTTTTTGCCGTACGCAGCCGCTTATATATTACTATTTGCTGACAAGAGCTTCCCCTATCGTCGTATTATATTAATATGCTTGTTCGGGTTACCCGCCTTAACGTTCGGCTACTTGGCTCTACGTTTTAAAGAACTGGATTTGGCTTCTTATATCTTGGCCACGTTCTTTTATCTGATGGGTATCGCAGCAATGCTCGTCAAATCTGATGCGCTCGAACAATTATCTCAAAGACTAATGAATCCTTTAATTAAGTTAGGTAGCATTTCGTATGGAATGTATATTATACATATACCTATTCTGTTTATTTTCCACAGAGTAGAGACTTTCTCAGGTACAGCGCTAACTTATTGGGTGCGTTTTGCAATTGCTATTCCAGCAGTGATCTTAGCCGCCTACTGGTTAGAAAAAAAGTTTCAACCGAGGGTGCGAAGTCTTTTTCATTAA
- a CDS encoding prolyl oligopeptidase family serine peptidase yields MRMPVAKPDVATAELLVPESPNEAIDMEQLKVTKDGLYFVRTKNGVEASLYFVAKGGKNVERIPLPQAAGTITLQTKNADSPDLWILPVGWTTDRTRYRYTAATKKFTLEPISSEAQYPEFADLVVEELMVPSHDGVQVPLSLVYKKGTPRNGSAPILMVGYGAYSISANPFFYPPYLLWTQQGGVFAVPHVRGGGEMGEAWHKAGQKATKPNTWKDLIACAEYLVKNKYTAPGRIAINGGSAGGILIGRAMTERPDLFAVAMPEVGCLNAIRMENSPNGPVNAPEFGTVAKEDECKALLEMDAYLHLKEGTKYPATLITAGFNDPRVIAWQPAKFAARLQASNASNKPILFFTDYDAGHGIGDSKQKQFETMADLLAFGLWQTGVPAFQPKTSAMK; encoded by the coding sequence ATGCGCATGCCGGTGGCCAAGCCCGACGTAGCTACCGCCGAATTGCTGGTGCCGGAAAGCCCTAACGAGGCCATTGATATGGAGCAGCTCAAAGTCACGAAAGATGGACTGTATTTCGTGCGCACCAAGAATGGGGTAGAAGCCTCGCTTTACTTCGTGGCCAAAGGGGGCAAAAACGTGGAGCGTATTCCGCTGCCCCAAGCCGCCGGAACCATTACGCTACAAACCAAGAATGCCGACTCACCCGACCTGTGGATACTGCCCGTAGGCTGGACCACCGACCGTACTCGCTACCGCTACACCGCCGCCACCAAGAAGTTTACACTCGAGCCCATTTCCTCCGAAGCGCAGTACCCGGAGTTTGCAGATTTGGTCGTGGAGGAACTCATGGTGCCTTCGCACGATGGGGTGCAGGTGCCCTTATCGTTGGTGTACAAAAAAGGTACTCCACGCAACGGTTCTGCACCCATATTGATGGTGGGCTACGGTGCCTATTCCATTTCCGCAAACCCTTTCTTTTACCCACCTTACCTGCTTTGGACCCAACAGGGGGGCGTATTTGCGGTGCCCCACGTGCGCGGGGGAGGCGAGATGGGCGAAGCCTGGCACAAAGCCGGACAGAAAGCCACGAAGCCCAACACTTGGAAAGACCTTATTGCCTGCGCCGAGTACCTCGTTAAAAACAAGTACACCGCTCCCGGCCGCATCGCCATCAACGGTGGCAGCGCCGGCGGTATCCTCATTGGCCGGGCCATGACGGAGCGCCCCGATCTGTTTGCCGTCGCGATGCCGGAGGTGGGCTGCCTGAACGCCATCCGGATGGAGAATTCGCCTAATGGCCCCGTAAACGCTCCCGAATTTGGCACCGTAGCCAAGGAGGATGAGTGCAAGGCCCTGCTGGAGATGGATGCTTATCTGCACCTAAAGGAGGGAACTAAGTACCCCGCCACGCTCATTACGGCCGGCTTCAACGATCCGCGCGTTATTGCCTGGCAGCCGGCCAAGTTTGCCGCTCGTTTGCAAGCCAGCAACGCCTCCAACAAGCCCATCCTGTTTTTCACCGACTACGACGCCGGTCACGGCATCGGCGACTCCAAGCAGAAGCAGTTCGAAACCATGGCCGACTTGTTGGCCTTCGGACTCTGGCAAACCGGAGTGCCGGCCTTCCAACCCAAAACCTCTGCTATGAAGTAA